The following proteins are co-located in the Burkholderiaceae bacterium DAT-1 genome:
- a CDS encoding TerB family tellurite resistance protein: MRHYPSNGPEAMSRLLALALLVDGGLDRSELLALQRSQVLDQLGIEDSVFHQVTQALCDDLLQCVSTNCSTQLELGHELIDQLLGDVSNPALQVPLLRAMVDIVYADGFLADGEAVLVARAMALWMYDQKQMSPPGLAQDSASRRSFAAN; the protein is encoded by the coding sequence ATGCGTCACTATCCAAGCAATGGCCCCGAAGCCATGTCCCGTTTGCTCGCCCTTGCGCTTCTGGTTGACGGTGGCCTTGATCGTTCCGAGCTCCTTGCCCTGCAGCGCAGTCAGGTACTGGATCAGCTGGGCATAGAAGACTCCGTGTTTCATCAGGTGACTCAGGCGCTATGCGACGACCTGCTGCAGTGCGTCAGTACGAATTGTTCGACTCAGCTCGAGCTTGGACACGAGCTCATCGACCAGCTACTCGGAGATGTCAGCAATCCGGCGCTGCAAGTCCCGCTTCTGCGTGCAATGGTCGACATTGTCTATGCCGATGGCTTTCTGGCAGATGGCGAAGCCGTGCTGGTGGCACGTGCCATGGCATTGTGGATGTACGATCAAAAGCAGATGTCACCGCCCGGTTTGGCACAGGACAGCGCATCTCGCCGGTCATTTGCCGCTAATTGA
- a CDS encoding TerC family protein, with amino-acid sequence MEIFNAAWLGKPVWMWLTFLGIVLSLLVLDLGLLNKKQREIGVAQSLKLSAFYIAAGITFGGWVWYYLGAAAGMNFYTGFVIEKSLSLDNIFVISLIFSFLAIPREYQHRVLLWGILGVIVLRALMIGVGTSLVAQYHGLLYVFGVFLVFTGIKMLFAKNEPANMSTNPVLRFLRRHLRITPQLHGQHFFVRQAADGNHGKAVWWVTPLFLALVMIETIDLVFAIDSVPAILAITTDPFIVYTSNIFAILGLRALYFALAAILHRFHYLKYALALILVFIGSKIFLAEWLFDGKVPALVSLGITFGLLAGGIAVSIYKTRTVKQMLPGI; translated from the coding sequence ATGGAAATTTTCAATGCTGCCTGGCTGGGCAAGCCCGTCTGGATGTGGCTCACCTTTCTGGGCATCGTACTCAGCTTGCTGGTACTTGATCTGGGATTACTGAACAAGAAACAACGCGAAATCGGCGTAGCGCAAAGCTTGAAACTGTCTGCCTTCTATATTGCGGCGGGCATCACATTTGGAGGATGGGTCTGGTATTACCTTGGCGCAGCTGCCGGGATGAACTTCTATACAGGCTTCGTGATTGAAAAGAGCCTGTCGCTGGACAATATTTTTGTGATCTCGCTGATTTTCAGCTTTCTGGCAATTCCGCGCGAATACCAGCACCGCGTATTGCTGTGGGGCATTCTTGGCGTCATCGTGCTGCGGGCGCTGATGATTGGAGTCGGTACCAGCCTGGTCGCTCAGTATCACGGGTTGCTGTATGTATTCGGCGTCTTTCTGGTGTTTACCGGTATCAAGATGCTGTTTGCCAAAAACGAACCCGCCAACATGAGTACCAATCCGGTGCTGCGCTTTCTGCGACGGCACCTGCGCATCACCCCGCAATTGCATGGACAACACTTCTTTGTGCGCCAGGCTGCTGACGGGAATCATGGTAAAGCAGTCTGGTGGGTCACCCCCTTGTTTCTGGCGCTGGTGATGATTGAAACCATAGATCTGGTGTTTGCGATTGACAGTGTCCCAGCCATCCTGGCGATCACCACAGACCCCTTCATCGTGTATACATCGAACATTTTCGCGATTCTCGGCCTGCGCGCCCTGTACTTTGCGCTGGCGGCGATCCTGCATCGTTTCCACTACCTGAAGTACGCGCTGGCCCTGATTCTGGTATTCATCGGCAGCAAGATTTTTCTGGCGGAATGGCTATTCGACGGCAAAGTGCCCGCGCTGGTGTCGCTGGGAATAACGTTCGGGCTGCTAGCGGGTGGCATTGCCGTATCCATTTACAAGACGCGAACCGTAAAGCAAATGCTACCCGGCATCTAG
- a CDS encoding DUF2062 domain-containing protein has protein sequence MRKYLRRWLPKQETLAGNRILARCAPWLQAPELWQLNRHAVAGGAAIGLACAMIPGPLQLLGATLACCLFRVNLPVAALGTLVSNPLTILPLYVLAYHLGGLLAGSDLASATMPPPDIRWSELFASGASWLNWLHTQASSLLIGLPALALVMAGLAYALVHLAWHLSTLSRIRRRRRRMHAD, from the coding sequence ATGCGGAAATATCTGCGTCGCTGGCTTCCAAAGCAGGAAACGCTGGCCGGGAATCGTATCCTGGCGCGCTGTGCGCCATGGCTGCAGGCGCCTGAGCTGTGGCAGCTGAATCGCCACGCGGTAGCAGGTGGCGCAGCCATCGGCCTTGCATGCGCCATGATTCCCGGGCCGCTGCAGCTACTAGGGGCAACGCTGGCCTGCTGCCTGTTCCGCGTCAATCTGCCTGTGGCTGCACTGGGCACGCTGGTCAGCAATCCGCTAACCATCCTGCCGCTATATGTGCTCGCCTACCATCTTGGGGGGCTACTGGCCGGATCGGATTTAGCTTCCGCCACCATGCCTCCCCCCGACATTCGCTGGAGCGAGCTGTTTGCTAGCGGCGCATCCTGGCTTAACTGGTTGCACACTCAAGCGAGTTCCCTGCTGATCGGGCTGCCCGCACTGGCACTGGTCATGGCTGGCCTCGCGTATGCGCTGGTTCATCTTGCCTGGCATCTGTCTACCTTGAGCCGGATCAGACGTCGGCGCAGACGCATGCATGCTGATTAG
- a CDS encoding DUF3617 domain-containing protein produces the protein MKMKQLTLIASTFIFASHTQAEILYVKIAPGLWEHTSKTLLNGRNLESAVDELQAHLLANASPEEREILLEGMKEQGGNAGKYLECITPVAVAKGLDTEKVRQQIQNAQPNCQARLLNATAHGAKFELSCALPNGGSQKGVGEYVLKNEKEWTFHAVSSGDIQGAPAGAGKYQATVDVNAVWKGSSCGNVRPEVD, from the coding sequence ATGAAGATGAAACAGCTTACCTTGATCGCCAGTACATTTATTTTTGCTTCGCATACTCAGGCAGAAATCCTGTACGTCAAAATTGCGCCCGGCCTTTGGGAACACACCAGCAAAACACTGCTCAATGGCAGAAATCTCGAGTCGGCAGTCGATGAACTGCAAGCACACTTGCTGGCCAATGCAAGCCCTGAGGAACGGGAAATCTTGCTGGAGGGCATGAAGGAGCAAGGGGGCAATGCAGGCAAGTACCTTGAATGCATAACGCCTGTTGCTGTGGCCAAAGGATTGGATACCGAGAAAGTACGCCAGCAGATTCAGAACGCCCAGCCTAATTGCCAGGCCCGTTTACTCAATGCGACCGCTCACGGTGCAAAGTTCGAACTATCCTGCGCCCTGCCTAACGGCGGCTCGCAAAAAGGCGTAGGCGAATACGTACTGAAGAACGAAAAGGAATGGACCTTCCACGCTGTTTCGTCTGGCGATATACAAGGCGCACCAGCAGGTGCCGGCAAGTATCAGGCCACCGTTGACGTCAATGCGGTCTGGAAAGGCAGCAGCTGCGGCAATGTCCGCCCTGAAGTAGATTAA
- a CDS encoding LrgB family protein — MSTTLLAAISLLATVAVYVLSKRIHARIKRFWAAPILVAPLLLMSLVMLFRIPLPVYQQDTRWLMWMLGPATVAFAIPIYRQRALLRRYPLTITAGVFTGVVLGVGSSWVLGRAFHLPADVASSLLTRSISTPFAISASPAFGGSQELATLFVIVTGIIGMIVGEIWMRWIGVRSSVARGAGLGAAAHAVGTVKARELGQEEGVVSSLTMVLAGIVTTVLAPWLARFIV; from the coding sequence ATGAGTACAACGCTTCTGGCGGCTATTTCCCTGTTAGCAACGGTTGCTGTGTATGTATTGTCCAAGCGTATTCACGCCCGCATCAAGCGATTCTGGGCTGCCCCGATTCTGGTCGCGCCGCTCTTGTTGATGAGTCTGGTAATGCTGTTTCGCATTCCCTTGCCCGTGTATCAGCAAGATACGCGCTGGCTGATGTGGATGCTTGGCCCAGCAACGGTTGCCTTTGCAATTCCGATTTATCGGCAACGAGCGCTGTTGCGACGCTATCCGCTGACGATTACGGCAGGCGTTTTTACGGGTGTAGTGCTGGGTGTTGGGAGTTCGTGGGTCTTGGGCCGCGCATTTCATTTGCCTGCGGATGTGGCTAGTAGCTTGTTGACCCGGTCGATTTCTACGCCGTTTGCGATCAGCGCGAGTCCAGCTTTTGGTGGCTCGCAAGAGCTGGCCACCTTATTTGTCATAGTGACCGGCATTATCGGCATGATTGTCGGCGAAATCTGGATGCGCTGGATAGGCGTTCGCTCCAGCGTGGCGCGTGGCGCCGGACTGGGGGCGGCCGCGCACGCCGTCGGGACGGTGAAAGCGCGGGAGCTGGGGCAAGAGGAAGGTGTTGTGTCCAGTCTGACCATGGTGTTGGCCGGCATCGTTACAACCGTGCTTGCGCCCTGGCTGGCGCGATTCATTGTGTAA
- a CDS encoding CidA/LrgA family protein, translating to MRLLRVVAQVILLVCLWLTADWVVRSSALPIPAGVLGLGMLVLLLLLGWLPLDVVELGAELLLAEMMLFFVPAMVGLTRFGPLFAQQGWELLAVLLIGCLVVMAGTAWVVDHLFHYEQRLHASRDAEGRGK from the coding sequence TTGCGCCTCCTTCGTGTCGTGGCGCAAGTCATTCTGCTGGTATGCCTCTGGCTCACGGCTGACTGGGTTGTGCGTTCAAGCGCCTTACCGATTCCCGCGGGTGTACTCGGATTGGGCATGCTGGTGCTTCTGTTGCTGCTGGGTTGGTTACCGCTCGATGTGGTCGAGCTGGGTGCAGAACTGTTACTCGCAGAGATGATGCTGTTTTTTGTACCCGCCATGGTCGGTCTGACCCGGTTTGGTCCGCTGTTTGCACAGCAAGGCTGGGAACTGCTAGCCGTCCTTCTGATTGGATGCTTGGTGGTGATGGCCGGGACAGCCTGGGTGGTTGATCACCTTTTCCATTATGAACAGCGACTCCATGCAAGCCGGGATGCGGAGGGCAGGGGCAAATGA
- a CDS encoding SMP-30/gluconolactonase/LRE family protein → MHRARLFMRMLYTVLTMLSAAVPHASTATYPQTIAGYAHIHFQEIPLEISAFGNGFMVDRYGFVWLGLQSGLAKWDGRKVTLFDTRNSALSSITITGVLEAASGAIWIMTQGGGLNRYDRQTNHFTTWRMDPANPHSLSTNNLGSTLLHTAMAADVHGNLWMASSAGLIRFDPRKQTFTRFLHDKHKPDSVSSNDVTSVIALPDGTLWVGTTNGLNVLATGQTRFKRILHEDNNPASLSDNQINALLPGRNGTIWVATRKGLDAIEASSGKIRHFEHSAGNWRTLAFASVTSLAEDPNGRIWIAYAKNVVTILDPQTGELVHHVSAENSPGRLRGENIEHLVAGPRGEMWIIDHAARISKYDPATVKFALYQAEEGNPDSLVSSIVQYVYCAKDGQVWLDGGHGYLQRYDPHSDGFKRFALYGKSHYPMLEDRQGRMWIGGRTADDTQGAIHLLDPRNGRYLAEYVMPRGFPTTRMIEDPNRPGLLWFTTTDQGLVSFDSSTHAFRYFVHDAANPSSIGGNSLWDLAVDRDDPFVFWIGSSGGGLNRFDTRTESFTRYLHRTDQPDSIASDTVFSFRQTRAGDFWVMAKGGGLDKFDRHSGTFEHFSQTNHRFPNDKAVNIAEDRNGNLWLNAPGGHLIRFQPGTGAWRDYHSSDGVQPSAAWGGAHATCEDGRIWFGGGRGLNAFYPDTIRDSQFNPPVVLTSLTQGGEPFIRNRAPELIDHITLDWRNNFFEFEVAALDLTHPEQNQYQYKLDGWDNDWYLAGNRNGGRYSGLPGGQYVLHVRGSNGDGQWSSHEVRLDVTVTPPFWRTWWFISLAIVLLCMMVAGIFWRRTASIRAHNFRLQQHRDELEQAVQARTNELRQAMDKLVQSEKLSALGHLVSGVAHELNTPLGTTKMVGSILAERLEALDKALKADELDQAGLEDYIQSGRESIRLLERNTIRAANLVSHFKQIAVDRASSQRRSFYLRQVADEVLTLMQSRLKGKPVTVEIDIAPDIEMEGFPGPLTQVLDNMMANSLIHAFDGSTEGHIRLSAAIEGDTVRLIYEDDGKGMDETVQKRIFDPFFTTQLGQGGSGLGMYMVYNLINGMLGGSIELRSQPGKGVSFTIILPRTAPEAGSPATP, encoded by the coding sequence ATGCACCGTGCTCGCCTGTTCATGCGGATGCTGTATACAGTATTGACGATGCTGTCCGCCGCAGTCCCCCACGCCTCGACTGCCACTTACCCGCAGACAATTGCCGGGTATGCCCATATCCATTTCCAGGAAATTCCGCTGGAGATTTCGGCGTTTGGCAATGGCTTCATGGTGGATCGATACGGCTTTGTATGGCTGGGGCTACAGTCGGGTCTCGCCAAATGGGATGGGCGCAAGGTCACGCTTTTCGATACGCGAAATAGCGCGCTCTCATCCATCACCATTACAGGCGTACTCGAGGCTGCATCGGGGGCGATTTGGATCATGACACAAGGTGGTGGCCTGAATCGCTACGATCGCCAGACCAACCACTTCACAACCTGGCGGATGGATCCGGCAAATCCGCATAGCCTCAGCACCAATAACCTCGGTTCGACCTTACTGCATACCGCCATGGCCGCAGATGTGCATGGCAATCTATGGATGGCGTCATCCGCAGGCTTGATTCGCTTCGATCCGCGCAAGCAGACATTCACGCGCTTTCTGCACGATAAACACAAGCCGGATAGTGTGTCCTCCAATGATGTAACCAGCGTCATTGCCCTACCCGATGGCACCCTCTGGGTTGGCACCACCAATGGGCTGAACGTGCTTGCTACAGGCCAAACCCGGTTCAAGCGCATCTTGCATGAAGACAATAATCCTGCCAGCCTCAGTGACAATCAGATCAATGCCCTGCTACCGGGTCGCAATGGCACAATCTGGGTTGCAACCCGTAAGGGCCTGGACGCCATTGAGGCGTCATCCGGAAAGATTCGCCATTTTGAACATTCTGCGGGCAACTGGCGAACACTGGCCTTTGCATCGGTCACCTCCCTGGCCGAAGATCCGAATGGCCGGATCTGGATTGCCTACGCAAAAAACGTCGTCACCATTCTGGATCCGCAGACCGGAGAGCTGGTACATCACGTCTCTGCCGAAAACAGTCCGGGTCGACTCAGAGGTGAAAATATCGAACACCTCGTCGCAGGGCCGCGCGGAGAAATGTGGATCATCGACCATGCAGCGCGGATCAGTAAATACGATCCAGCTACCGTGAAATTCGCGCTTTACCAAGCAGAAGAAGGTAATCCAGATAGTCTGGTATCCAGCATCGTCCAGTATGTGTATTGCGCCAAAGATGGTCAGGTCTGGCTGGATGGCGGTCATGGCTATCTGCAGCGTTACGACCCCCATTCGGATGGATTTAAGCGCTTTGCACTCTATGGCAAATCTCACTACCCGATGCTGGAGGACCGGCAAGGTCGAATGTGGATTGGCGGCCGGACGGCAGATGATACGCAGGGTGCCATTCATTTACTGGATCCGCGAAATGGCAGATATCTGGCCGAATATGTCATGCCCCGCGGTTTCCCAACGACACGCATGATTGAGGACCCGAATCGACCGGGATTGTTATGGTTTACCACCACCGACCAGGGTTTAGTGAGCTTTGATAGTTCGACGCACGCTTTCCGCTATTTTGTGCATGATGCGGCAAACCCCTCCAGCATTGGCGGCAATTCATTGTGGGATCTGGCGGTCGATCGCGATGATCCATTTGTATTCTGGATTGGATCATCAGGCGGAGGGTTGAATCGCTTTGATACCCGAACCGAATCCTTTACCCGCTATCTCCATCGCACCGATCAACCTGACTCGATCGCAAGCGATACGGTTTTCTCATTTCGACAAACCCGGGCGGGTGACTTCTGGGTAATGGCCAAAGGAGGTGGACTCGACAAATTCGACCGTCATTCCGGGACATTTGAGCATTTCAGTCAAACAAATCATCGCTTTCCGAATGATAAGGCGGTCAATATTGCCGAAGATCGAAACGGCAATTTATGGCTGAATGCACCGGGCGGTCATCTCATCCGCTTTCAGCCAGGCACAGGCGCATGGCGTGATTACCATTCAAGTGACGGCGTGCAGCCCAGCGCCGCATGGGGCGGTGCGCACGCTACCTGCGAAGATGGGCGCATCTGGTTTGGCGGCGGACGTGGGCTCAATGCCTTTTATCCTGACACCATTCGCGATAGTCAGTTCAACCCACCAGTAGTGCTGACCTCCCTCACGCAAGGCGGGGAGCCTTTCATCCGCAATCGCGCACCAGAACTGATCGATCACATCACACTGGACTGGAGAAATAACTTCTTTGAATTTGAAGTGGCCGCACTTGATCTCACCCATCCTGAGCAAAATCAATATCAGTACAAACTGGATGGTTGGGACAATGACTGGTATCTGGCGGGCAACCGAAATGGCGGTCGCTATTCTGGCTTGCCGGGTGGCCAATACGTATTGCATGTCCGAGGCAGCAATGGCGATGGTCAGTGGAGCTCCCATGAGGTTCGTCTGGATGTCACGGTCACCCCGCCCTTTTGGCGAACATGGTGGTTTATCAGTCTGGCAATTGTCTTGCTCTGCATGATGGTGGCAGGCATCTTCTGGCGACGGACAGCCTCCATTCGTGCACATAACTTCCGATTGCAGCAGCACAGAGACGAACTGGAGCAAGCAGTGCAAGCGCGCACCAATGAGCTGCGCCAAGCCATGGATAAACTGGTGCAATCGGAAAAACTCTCCGCACTTGGTCACCTTGTTTCAGGTGTCGCCCATGAACTGAACACGCCACTTGGCACCACAAAAATGGTTGGCAGTATTCTCGCGGAGCGGCTTGAAGCATTAGACAAGGCGCTTAAAGCCGACGAGTTAGATCAGGCAGGACTGGAAGACTATATTCAGTCCGGCCGCGAGTCGATCAGGCTGCTTGAACGCAATACGATACGGGCTGCGAATCTCGTCAGTCATTTCAAGCAAATTGCAGTCGATCGCGCCAGCTCCCAGCGCCGCAGCTTCTACCTGCGTCAGGTGGCCGACGAAGTCCTGACGCTCATGCAGAGTCGGCTCAAAGGGAAGCCCGTCACCGTCGAGATCGATATCGCGCCGGACATCGAGATGGAAGGTTTTCCCGGCCCCTTAACTCAGGTGCTGGACAATATGATGGCAAATTCACTGATTCACGCTTTTGACGGCAGTACGGAGGGTCATATTCGATTGAGTGCCGCCATTGAGGGCGATACTGTCCGCCTGATTTACGAAGATGATGGCAAGGGCATGGACGAAACCGTTCAA